In Arthrobacter citreus, a single genomic region encodes these proteins:
- a CDS encoding cytochrome ubiquinol oxidase subunit I: MLSNLILARWQFAVTTIYHFLFVPLTIGLAFLIAFLHTLYLIKKDEQYKIMTKFWGKLFLLNFAVGVVTGIMQEFQFGMNWSDYARYVGDIFGGPLAIEALVAFFLESTFLGLWIFGWDRLPPKIHLATIWLVAIGTTISAFWILVANSFMQEPVGFTLRNGRAEMVKFSALLTNPQVLVEFPHVVFSALATGSMFMAGLSAYKMLRKQQTEIFKPSFSIAIVVALVSNLLVAFSGHHQAQHLMHSQPMKMAAAEALWDTTGNSAPWALVANIDVDHQKNPFELQVPGLLSLLTYNKFTGKVVGINDLQAEYSKRFGPDNYVPPVKTTFWSFRVMLFAGGLMILLALYGSFAVYRHRIDNQKLFLNLMIPAISLPYIANSAGWIMTEVGRQPWSVFGVLKTKNSVSPTVSSPMVLTTFIGFTVVYAILLVVLIYLFVHFIKAGPATKDTSKHKESLEPKLY, translated from the coding sequence ATGTTAAGTAATCTTATTTTGGCTAGATGGCAATTTGCAGTAACAACAATTTATCATTTTTTATTCGTACCTCTAACAATTGGATTAGCCTTTTTAATCGCATTTTTACATACTCTATATTTAATAAAAAAAGATGAACAGTATAAAATCATGACAAAGTTTTGGGGCAAGTTATTTCTACTAAACTTTGCTGTAGGTGTCGTTACCGGCATTATGCAGGAATTTCAATTTGGCATGAATTGGTCAGATTATGCCAGATATGTAGGTGATATTTTCGGTGGGCCTTTAGCTATTGAAGCTTTAGTTGCCTTCTTTTTAGAATCTACATTTTTAGGATTATGGATATTTGGCTGGGATCGACTACCACCTAAAATTCACTTAGCTACAATTTGGCTTGTGGCAATTGGTACGACGATTTCTGCTTTTTGGATTTTAGTAGCAAATTCATTTATGCAAGAACCAGTCGGTTTCACATTACGCAACGGTCGTGCTGAAATGGTAAAATTCAGTGCTCTATTAACTAATCCACAAGTATTAGTAGAATTCCCGCATGTTGTTTTTAGTGCATTAGCTACAGGTTCGATGTTTATGGCTGGTCTTAGTGCATATAAAATGCTACGAAAACAACAAACTGAAATCTTTAAACCTTCATTTTCAATCGCTATTGTCGTTGCATTAGTTTCTAACTTATTAGTCGCATTTTCAGGACATCATCAGGCTCAACATTTAATGCATAGTCAACCAATGAAAATGGCTGCTGCTGAAGCTTTATGGGACACGACTGGTAATAGTGCTCCATGGGCACTAGTTGCGAATATTGATGTAGATCATCAAAAAAACCCTTTTGAACTTCAGGTACCAGGATTATTAAGTCTTCTTACTTACAATAAATTTACTGGTAAAGTTGTAGGGATTAATGATCTTCAAGCTGAATATTCAAAAAGGTTTGGGCCTGATAACTATGTCCCTCCTGTTAAAACAACATTTTGGAGTTTCCGCGTTATGTTATTTGCTGGTGGATTAATGATTTTACTTGCCCTTTATGGATCATTTGCCGTTTATCGTCATCGAATAGACAATCAGAAACTATTTCTTAATTTAATGATACCTGCAATTTCTCTTCCTTATATCGCAAATTCAGCTGGATGGATTATGACTGAAGTTGGAAGACAACCTTGGTCCGTATTTGGCGTATTGAAGACGAAAAATAGTGTTTCACCAACCGTATCTTCTCCAATGGTATTAACTACTTTTATTGGATTTACCGTAGTCTATGCGATTTTGTTAGTTGTTCTAATCTATTTATTTGTTCACTTTATAAAAGCAGGTCCAGCAACTAAAGATACTAGTAAACATAAGGAATCGTTAGAACCAAAATTATATTAA
- a CDS encoding NAD(P)/FAD-dependent oxidoreductase codes for MNINDLFDVTVIGGGPAGLYSAFYSGLREMKTKIIEFQSELGGKVHCYPEKMIWDVGGQPPIPGEKFIGQIVQQGLTFDPTVVLNEKVDTITRDENGIFILQTASGQLHYSKTIIVAVGSGILNPTKLNIDGAERFEVSNLNYTVKSLKRFKDKTVIVSGGGNSAIDWANELEPIAKKVYITYRKDALKGHEAQVSQLMNSSVECLFNTSITKLIACENHELIEKVELSNNETGEISHLAIDEVIINHGYEQDTSLLNNSEIKVEMIQDFYIKGNTTSETSIEGIYAAGDILMHEGKLQLIAGAFQDAANAVNKAKQYIQPDASGSAMVSSHNEVFKKRNRELIKQMMS; via the coding sequence ATGAACATAAATGATCTATTTGATGTAACAGTAATCGGAGGAGGTCCCGCTGGACTTTACTCTGCTTTTTATAGCGGTTTAAGAGAAATGAAGACAAAAATTATAGAATTTCAATCTGAATTAGGTGGTAAAGTTCATTGCTATCCTGAAAAGATGATTTGGGATGTTGGTGGGCAGCCTCCAATTCCGGGTGAAAAGTTCATCGGTCAAATTGTTCAGCAAGGATTAACATTTGATCCTACTGTTGTATTAAATGAAAAGGTCGATACGATCACTCGAGATGAGAATGGCATTTTTATTTTACAAACAGCTTCAGGTCAATTGCATTATTCTAAAACAATCATAGTTGCAGTTGGAAGCGGTATTTTAAATCCAACTAAACTAAATATAGATGGTGCAGAACGATTCGAAGTTTCAAATTTAAACTATACAGTTAAGTCACTTAAACGATTTAAAGATAAAACAGTTATTGTTTCTGGTGGAGGTAACTCTGCAATAGATTGGGCTAATGAATTAGAGCCAATCGCCAAAAAAGTTTATATAACTTACCGAAAAGATGCACTTAAAGGCCATGAAGCACAAGTCTCTCAATTAATGAATAGTTCAGTTGAGTGTCTATTCAACACTTCTATTACAAAACTGATCGCATGTGAAAATCATGAGTTGATCGAAAAAGTTGAACTGTCAAATAACGAAACGGGTGAAATATCTCACTTAGCCATTGACGAAGTAATCATCAACCATGGCTATGAACAAGATACTTCTTTACTTAATAATAGTGAAATTAAAGTAGAAATGATTCAAGACTTCTACATAAAAGGTAATACAACGAGTGAAACTTCAATTGAAGGAATTTACGCAGCTGGCGATATTTTAATGCATGAAGGAAAACTGCAATTGATTGCTGGCGCATTTCAGGATGCGGCGAATGCCGTTAATAAAGCGAAGCAATATATTCAGCCTGATGCTAGCGGTTCAGCTATGGTTTCATCTCATAATGAAGTATTTAAAAAACGAAATCGTGAGCTAATTAAACAAATGATGAGCTAA
- a CDS encoding ABC transporter ATP-binding protein: MVRLYTDELTIGYGDRLIVKGLNIKIPDKQITTIIGSNGCGKSTLLKAITRIISHQSGTIILDGENISLENTKLLARKMAILPQTPESASGLTVGELVSYGRFPYQSGFGRLTKKDIEVIDWALEVTGTKDFKYQAVDSLSGGQRQRVWIAMALAQETEIIFLDEPTTYLDMAHQLEILELLQKLNQEQDRTIVMVLHDLNQAARFADYIIAMKDGEIVKAGSCEEVITHEVLKKVFSIDTVIGRDPRTNKPMCITYNLLKGEEKNEENLNTVSFNIRANY; this comes from the coding sequence ATGGTACGGTTATATACTGATGAGTTGACCATTGGTTACGGTGATCGTTTGATTGTAAAAGGCCTTAATATAAAAATTCCGGATAAACAAATTACAACCATTATTGGCTCAAACGGATGTGGAAAATCGACACTTTTGAAGGCGATTACTAGAATTATCTCGCATCAATCCGGAACAATTATTTTAGATGGGGAAAACATTTCCTTAGAGAATACTAAATTACTAGCTAGAAAGATGGCAATTCTTCCACAAACTCCAGAGAGTGCGAGTGGGTTAACAGTAGGTGAATTAGTATCTTATGGTCGATTCCCATATCAAAGTGGATTCGGTAGACTCACAAAAAAAGATATTGAAGTAATTGACTGGGCGCTTGAAGTTACAGGTACAAAGGATTTTAAGTATCAAGCAGTTGATTCACTTTCGGGCGGACAACGTCAACGAGTTTGGATCGCTATGGCGTTAGCACAAGAAACTGAAATTATTTTCCTTGATGAACCTACTACATATTTGGATATGGCACATCAGCTTGAAATTTTAGAGCTGTTACAAAAATTAAATCAAGAACAGGACCGCACGATTGTAATGGTCTTACACGACTTGAATCAAGCAGCACGTTTTGCTGATTACATCATTGCAATGAAAGACGGAGAAATCGTAAAAGCAGGCTCTTGTGAAGAAGTCATTACTCATGAAGTTCTTAAAAAAGTTTTTTCGATTGATACAGTAATTGGAAGAGATCCAAGAACAAATAAACCAATGTGCATAACTTACAATTTACTTAAGGGAGAAGAAAAAAATGAAGAAAATCTTAATACCGTTTCTTTTAATATTCGTGCTAATTATTAG
- a CDS encoding iron-hydroxamate ABC transporter substrate-binding protein, which produces MKKILIPFLLIFVLIISACSNTAASKDDSKNEPKKSGTITYQSQNGPVKVPANPKRVVVLSSFAGNVMSLGVNIVGVDSWSKSNPRWTEKLKNAEVVSDDNIEKIIELNPDLIIGLDSVKNLDKLKKIAPTVVYTYGKVDYLTQQIEIGKLLNKEKEAKAWVDDFKTRAAKVGEEIKAKIGPNATVSVIEKFDKQLYVYGNNWGRGTEIIYQEMKLKMPKKVEENALKPGYYAISLEVLPEFMGDYVIFSKFDQADTSVEKTNTYKNTPAVKNKHVFEVNGSEFYFNDPDTLDMQLEFLKKQFLSN; this is translated from the coding sequence ATGAAGAAAATCTTAATACCGTTTCTTTTAATATTCGTGCTAATTATTAGTGCATGTAGTAATACAGCAGCAAGCAAGGATGATTCTAAGAATGAACCAAAAAAGTCTGGAACTATTACATATCAATCTCAAAATGGACCAGTTAAAGTACCTGCAAATCCTAAACGTGTCGTCGTATTATCATCATTCGCGGGGAATGTAATGTCTTTAGGGGTTAACATCGTTGGTGTTGATTCTTGGTCAAAGTCGAATCCTCGTTGGACTGAAAAATTAAAAAATGCTGAAGTAGTGTCAGATGATAATATCGAAAAAATTATTGAATTAAACCCTGATTTAATTATTGGGTTAGATAGCGTTAAAAATCTTGATAAGTTAAAGAAAATTGCACCTACTGTTGTATACACATATGGAAAAGTAGATTATTTAACGCAACAGATCGAAATAGGTAAATTATTAAATAAAGAAAAAGAAGCTAAAGCTTGGGTAGATGATTTCAAGACTCGTGCCGCGAAAGTCGGAGAAGAGATTAAAGCTAAGATTGGTCCAAATGCAACAGTTTCTGTCATTGAAAAATTCGATAAACAACTTTATGTATATGGAAACAACTGGGGTCGTGGCACAGAAATTATTTACCAAGAAATGAAGTTGAAAATGCCTAAAAAGGTTGAAGAAAATGCGTTAAAACCAGGCTATTATGCAATCTCATTAGAAGTACTTCCTGAATTTATGGGAGACTATGTAATCTTTAGTAAATTCGATCAAGCTGATACATCTGTAGAAAAAACAAATACTTATAAAAATACACCTGCAGTAAAAAACAAACACGTTTTTGAAGTTAATGGAAGTGAGTTCTATTTCAATGATCCAGATACTTTAGATATGCAATTAGAGTTCCTTAAAAAGCAATTTTTAAGTAACTAA
- a CDS encoding iron ABC transporter permease, with the protein MKQNNKGSIPFFFKLLIGVIIFIAMFVIAIVFGAADTTVRDVWNAIFTNLNNQQISIIRELRLPREVAAIFVGAALAVAGAIMQGMTRNPLADPGLLGLTAGANAALAITMAFLPNVNYFGIMVACFIGAAVGSLIVFGIASVKKGGFSPFRIVLAGAAVTGFLTAISEGVGIYFKISQNISMWTSGGLVGTSWGQVKSIAPFIIVGIIVTIFLARQLTILSLNEEVAIGLGQNTTRIKIILFIVIILLAGAAVALVGNMAFLGLMVPHIVRGFVGTDYRSIIPMSAIFGATFLLLADTLGRTINIPYETPVAAIVAMIGLPFFLMIVHKGGKEFS; encoded by the coding sequence ATGAAGCAGAATAATAAAGGGTCAATTCCGTTCTTTTTTAAACTTTTAATAGGCGTTATTATTTTTATTGCTATGTTTGTCATTGCAATCGTTTTCGGCGCAGCGGATACAACAGTGCGCGATGTCTGGAATGCGATTTTTACAAACTTAAATAATCAACAGATTTCTATTATTCGAGAGTTGCGGTTACCTAGAGAGGTAGCAGCAATATTTGTAGGAGCAGCTTTAGCAGTTGCGGGTGCAATTATGCAGGGGATGACAAGGAATCCACTTGCAGATCCAGGATTGTTAGGCTTAACAGCTGGAGCAAACGCAGCTTTAGCAATTACAATGGCGTTCCTACCAAACGTAAATTATTTTGGGATTATGGTAGCTTGTTTTATTGGAGCAGCAGTTGGTTCACTGATTGTTTTTGGAATCGCTTCAGTCAAAAAAGGTGGATTTTCTCCTTTCCGGATTGTTTTAGCAGGGGCAGCCGTTACGGGCTTTTTAACTGCTATTTCAGAAGGCGTTGGAATTTACTTTAAAATTTCTCAAAATATTTCAATGTGGACTTCGGGTGGTTTAGTAGGTACTTCTTGGGGTCAAGTAAAATCAATTGCACCTTTTATTATAGTAGGTATAATAGTGACAATTTTTCTAGCACGCCAATTAACAATACTTAGCTTAAACGAAGAGGTAGCGATCGGCTTAGGTCAAAATACAACAAGAATTAAAATAATCTTGTTTATCGTAATCATTTTACTTGCTGGAGCAGCAGTTGCGCTAGTAGGAAATATGGCATTTCTAGGTTTAATGGTACCTCATATAGTACGTGGATTTGTTGGTACTGACTATCGATCTATTATACCGATGTCTGCTATTTTTGGAGCTACATTCTTACTGTTGGCAGATACACTAGGTCGAACAATCAATATTCCTTACGAAACACCAGTTGCAGCGATTGTCGCAATGATTGGCCTTCCATTCTTTTTAATGATTGTACATAAAGGAGGCAAAGAATTCTCTTGA
- a CDS encoding iron ABC transporter permease, whose translation MIQPAMIRKQRLIVITLFILICATMFIGMGMGFSAIPYSRLLPTFLGDGTFKEQFVIFSIRLPRMLITLMAGMALALSGAILQGVTRNDMAEPGILGFNAGAGVAITIFFLYFPIEAGSFVYLIPIIGFCGAIVTAVVIYLFSYKKNSGLQPIRLVLVGIGFSMALSGIMIVLISSAEREKVDFIAKWLAGNIWGTDWPFIWAFLPWLIILIPFTLYKANTLNLLNLNEPVAIGVGVSLEKERIILMLAAVALAASAVSLTGGIAFIGLMAPHIAKSLVGPRNQLYIPVAILIGGLLLLVADTIGRNLTNSEGIPAGIIVALIGGPYFVYLILKKA comes from the coding sequence TTGATCCAGCCTGCTATGATTAGAAAACAAAGATTAATCGTAATAACGTTATTTATTCTTATTTGTGCAACAATGTTTATTGGAATGGGTATGGGATTTTCAGCTATTCCATATAGTAGACTACTCCCAACATTCTTAGGTGATGGTACATTTAAAGAACAGTTTGTCATTTTTTCAATTCGATTACCTAGAATGCTCATTACATTAATGGCGGGTATGGCGCTTGCACTATCGGGTGCAATTTTACAAGGGGTTACAAGAAATGATATGGCTGAACCAGGTATACTAGGTTTCAATGCTGGTGCCGGTGTAGCCATAACAATATTCTTTTTATACTTCCCGATTGAAGCAGGTTCATTTGTTTACTTAATTCCAATAATCGGATTTTGTGGCGCAATTGTAACCGCAGTCGTCATTTACTTATTTTCTTATAAGAAAAATTCCGGTCTTCAACCGATCAGACTAGTTTTAGTCGGCATTGGTTTTTCAATGGCCCTTTCAGGAATCATGATTGTATTAATTTCATCTGCAGAACGTGAGAAAGTAGATTTTATTGCGAAATGGTTAGCAGGAAATATATGGGGGACGGATTGGCCGTTTATTTGGGCATTCCTACCATGGTTAATAATCCTAATTCCATTTACACTATATAAAGCAAATACGTTAAATCTTCTTAATTTAAATGAACCTGTTGCGATCGGCGTAGGGGTTTCATTAGAAAAGGAAAGAATTATTTTAATGCTAGCTGCAGTTGCATTAGCAGCATCTGCTGTTTCATTAACTGGAGGAATCGCATTTATTGGTTTAATGGCACCGCATATTGCGAAAAGTTTGGTTGGACCACGAAATCAATTATATATTCCAGTTGCAATTTTAATCGGTGGTTTATTATTATTGGTTGCCGACACAATCGGACGAAACTTAACTAATTCGGAAGGAATACCAGCGGGAATTATCGTAGCACTAATCGGTGGACCTTATTTCGTTTATTTAATCTTAAAAAAAGCATAA
- a CDS encoding xanthine phosphoribosyltransferase, giving the protein MELLLKKIEQEGIVLANDVLKVDAFLNHQMDPVLMKEIGEEFAQLFAEEKITKVVTIESSGIGPGLMTALALNVPLVFARKKKSITMQQDVYTAKVYSFTKKEENEISISHKWLEEGDKVLIIDDFLANGQAALGLLSIIEQAKAETVGFGIVIEKSFQDGGKILRERGYRVESLARIQSLKDGQVKYINEDLTV; this is encoded by the coding sequence ATGGAATTATTACTAAAGAAAATTGAACAAGAAGGAATTGTTTTAGCAAATGATGTACTAAAGGTGGATGCCTTCTTAAATCATCAAATGGACCCTGTTTTAATGAAAGAAATTGGTGAAGAATTTGCTCAGCTTTTTGCTGAAGAAAAAATAACAAAAGTAGTTACGATCGAATCATCTGGTATCGGACCTGGACTTATGACAGCACTGGCTTTAAATGTACCACTGGTTTTTGCTCGTAAGAAGAAATCAATTACAATGCAACAAGATGTTTATACTGCCAAGGTGTATTCATTTACAAAAAAAGAAGAAAATGAAATTTCAATTTCCCATAAATGGTTAGAAGAAGGCGACAAAGTCTTAATAATAGATGATTTCTTAGCAAATGGGCAAGCTGCTCTAGGTTTACTTTCAATTATCGAACAAGCTAAAGCAGAAACGGTTGGATTTGGAATCGTCATCGAAAAATCATTCCAAGACGGTGGAAAGATTTTACGTGAACGTGGTTATCGTGTAGAATCACTTGCTCGTATTCAGTCATTAAAAGATGGCCAAGTTAAATATATTAACGAAGATTTAACTGTATAA
- a CDS encoding HD domain-containing protein, producing the protein MIKKRPNLVTNELIDLLNKLDYETFMHGMRVGEMLYRFSSHLNLTLPQSNQLHFIGYVHDIGKLQIPNEIVQKQGPLTDNEWDLMRNHTTYGYDILKNLLDHHKVLNAVRYHHENINGTGYEGLCGDEIDFNSRVVRIIDSFDALTHDRPYKKSCSIESSLKKIQRLNGTVYDRDLVNEFTKFICS; encoded by the coding sequence ATGATAAAAAAAAGACCAAACTTAGTCACAAATGAATTAATCGATCTTTTAAACAAACTTGATTATGAAACATTCATGCATGGGATGCGTGTCGGAGAAATGCTTTATCGATTCAGTAGTCATCTAAATCTCACTTTACCTCAATCGAATCAATTGCATTTTATAGGATATGTTCATGATATAGGAAAGCTTCAAATTCCAAATGAAATCGTACAAAAACAAGGCCCTCTTACAGACAACGAATGGGATTTAATGAGGAACCACACAACGTATGGTTATGACATTTTAAAGAATCTTTTAGATCATCATAAAGTCTTAAACGCTGTTCGTTATCATCATGAAAATATTAACGGGACTGGCTATGAGGGCTTATGCGGTGACGAAATTGATTTTAATTCTAGAGTAGTGAGAATTATTGATAGTTTTGACGCATTAACACATGACCGTCCATATAAAAAAAGTTGTTCAATTGAATCGTCGTTAAAAAAAATTCAAAGACTAAATGGCACTGTTTATGACCGAGATTTAGTAAATGAATTTACAAAGTTTATTTGCAGTTAA
- a CDS encoding PRD domain-containing protein — protein MDKASLRRLQLIDVLSSQEKWFRTEELAKKLNCTEKTIRTDIQIINATFPEGWHIETIKGKGIYINNPNNSTLEQVRSLFVKNSLSLQVIMFILIKDVEYISDLGKVLYTHHNTVYKILERVDTLLKSYNLTLKRAPLEIIGNEFQKRILCCDVLYGLYSHTNTWPYDSLSFSTIEEIVSISAENNNLLLSPSTTFKYIYYVGTMLQRIDRDLHLDINPSNNIKDSKFYSVAIEICAQLEKAYKILIPSNEITALSLMISTFPYFCSEDEHQDEVIKLYHNKSGKFYLELHALVTMLENKLDLNLHGNNDFILTLQKQFRALSLVLFINTRINRSCPISDYVKKRYPELFNHVKNVFRHWCKHFSYPEVNNEVVAKITLNIQAIIINLSFIKNRVLLITSEGYGVQHYITAKLTKEFSNKIRFVELQNGELTNERISELRVDFIIADFNIDIKNIPVAVISPPLSQRDLNHIAHFLK, from the coding sequence ATGGATAAGGCTAGTTTACGCAGATTACAATTAATTGATGTTTTAAGCAGTCAAGAAAAATGGTTTAGAACGGAGGAGCTTGCTAAAAAGTTAAACTGTACGGAAAAGACAATTCGAACTGATATACAAATAATAAACGCAACATTCCCAGAAGGTTGGCATATTGAAACAATTAAAGGAAAGGGTATTTATATAAATAACCCTAATAATTCTACACTAGAACAAGTCCGTTCATTATTTGTTAAGAATTCTCTGTCACTACAAGTCATCATGTTTATCCTTATAAAGGATGTTGAATACATTAGTGATTTAGGCAAGGTTTTATATACGCATCATAATACTGTTTATAAGATCCTTGAACGGGTAGACACTTTATTAAAATCGTATAACCTAACTTTAAAGCGTGCTCCCCTTGAAATAATCGGAAATGAGTTTCAAAAAAGAATCTTATGCTGTGATGTACTATACGGACTTTATTCTCATACAAATACATGGCCATATGATTCACTATCGTTTTCAACGATTGAAGAAATTGTTTCTATATCAGCTGAAAATAATAATTTATTATTATCTCCATCGACAACATTCAAATATATTTACTACGTTGGCACGATGCTCCAAAGAATCGACAGAGATTTGCACTTGGATATAAATCCCTCAAACAATATAAAAGACTCAAAGTTTTATTCAGTTGCAATTGAGATTTGTGCGCAGCTAGAAAAAGCATATAAAATATTAATTCCATCGAATGAAATAACTGCCCTTTCTCTAATGATTTCTACATTTCCTTATTTTTGTAGTGAAGACGAACATCAGGACGAAGTAATTAAACTCTACCATAATAAATCAGGGAAATTTTACTTGGAATTACACGCTCTTGTTACGATGCTCGAAAATAAACTTGATTTAAATTTACATGGTAATAACGATTTTATTCTCACTTTACAAAAACAATTTAGAGCCCTTTCCTTAGTTCTATTTATTAACACTAGAATAAATAGATCCTGTCCAATTTCAGATTACGTTAAAAAGCGTTATCCTGAATTATTTAATCATGTAAAAAATGTATTTCGTCATTGGTGCAAACATTTCTCTTATCCAGAAGTAAATAATGAGGTAGTTGCTAAAATTACATTAAATATTCAAGCAATCATTATTAATTTATCTTTTATAAAAAATAGAGTTCTACTAATAACTAGTGAAGGTTATGGTGTCCAACATTATATAACAGCAAAATTAACAAAAGAATTTAGTAATAAAATCCGATTTGTCGAGCTTCAAAATGGTGAATTAACAAATGAAAGAATTAGCGAACTACGAGTAGATTTTATTATCGCTGATTTTAATATTGATATAAAAAATATACCTGTTGCGGTAATTAGTCCACCTCTGTCACAGCGTGATCTTAACCATATCGCTCATTTTTTAAAATAA
- a CDS encoding heterocycloanthracin/sonorensin family bacteriocin: MYDFQRELQQLNVGQLQSSQVVPWDYYQYQPYDSRVFACFFPFFSCFGCGGCGGCGGCFRCGGCGHCGRCHR; encoded by the coding sequence ATGTATGATTTTCAAAGAGAACTTCAACAATTAAATGTTGGGCAGTTACAGTCTAGTCAAGTAGTCCCATGGGATTATTATCAATATCAACCTTATGATTCTCGAGTTTTTGCATGTTTTTTCCCTTTCTTTAGTTGCTTTGGCTGTGGAGGATGTGGAGGTTGCGGAGGCTGTTTCCGTTGCGGAGGCTGCGGTCACTGCGGTCGCTGTCATCGTTAA